The DNA region CCATTTCTGATCAGTCAGTTACCTTCCCTCCCTTGGGGTGCAATTCTAACAGaccaaaaattaaattaaatcatacaagatcacatcctcgatacttcaggggttactatcactgacgtctTACCCAACCCTGGattatttcatagtaaaactgcaGTTCAGGAGGAAAATACTGATCATTCACAGGCTCGCAGagacttcatttgaagattaaAGATAGAGCGACATCCAACtccaaagccacacagtcaaccatagtgtaccgttattcgattctaTGATTCTTTCCGTCCATTCTTCATTCACAATCCTGAATTTATCTTTGACTTGGTATAAACCATATGTCATAGAGGTAGCGCGTGCAATAACAGGACATGCAGGATATGACATATTATAATCACAACTTCCATAACGCTCTCAATATAAACTGCACGTCCCGGTATAGTGCTCAATTATGAAAACAACCTCTTGACATGTATTTCACATACTGCATAGTCCCTCATTGGGACGGAGATGATTATATTGACATTAAAGTGAAAagtacacacgcaacacacattCACTTAACAAACAGGAGGCCGTTTTTAACTGGTTGGTTATTAATAGTATATTAATCTAGCCACGCACCCAATCTTATGAGGATTCATTATCATAACGGTTATGCCACTCATGATACAATGTGTTTGAGCAAGACTATCAAACTTTAATAAAACAGCTATTGGTATgcctcactttcatttagaaagttctgattggattaaacttgataaaatgacattgaataagtaaGCAATTTCACTGGAATTGGAAGACGAGGTGGGGAAATGACTCTTGAGGGAAATTACCCATTGATAGCTCCACGTGTGACCAGAAGCGGACGTTGTCTGCAACTTCAACGAAAATGGCAACAATGTTGCTAATTATTTTACGACAAAGATGCTACTTACAAAAACAAATCTATTAACTCTGCTCTACGGCCATTAATGGTTTATATACATGGGGTCAGGGCACGACATTGATCTCATTGACTGCATTCCGATGGATTTAGCAACGTTTTtggcaaatatttatacaagtaaTTTTTCTCTTGTTGATGTTGAATATAACAAATGTATGGATTTACTCGCCCTCGAGATCATAACTGATTCCAGGGAGACATGTCTAGCtgtatccctccacagagggtCATAAAAGATAACGTGCAATCATGAATTCACTTACTTGAAAAATTGCTTTCTTCCGTCCtctttatatatcatcatattTCAATGGGTATTACAATGTCAGATTGTTATATTTTGGTTTCTGTCATTGCGAGGTTTTTCATaatgaaatttcatattttagtCAATATGTTGTATGGTATTAGAATGAAATGCTACATTTGAATGTGTTATAAATGTAATCACATATTTCAGCGTATTAAATAAGTATGTAATTGAGGGTATCTGGATGAAATCTCGTATATTTCAGTGAAGAAAATATGGACTCTTTAGTGTTTCAGTCAGtgttttacatataaaaatggTATCCCATGTTAATTTAACTTTAAAGTACGATGAAATGAATCACTTTTGTGCGTATCAAGTGTGCCAGTCTGTTAATagtttttcaattattttaattcatcaGTATTTATAAGATAAGGAGAGAACCGTCAAACTGTACTAtggtagcagaaaacagtagatttggacaatctatgaaattaagGTGCATGCCTtggaaatatagatatagtcatttaactgtaaaaaatacctgtacaaaagtatatatataattaatcagcacaacttttgcaattacaatttgatattttgatacagatttggccatattctgcgcttattcatgcatgtgaataccatggtaacaacaaaaaaatacctgaaaaattgcaaaatatcatgatttttagcccaaaattgcagaaaattgtactcaatttttttcttaagacctaccttaaattgagcacttctatcacaatggcaaaataagctaatttatttcataggtcgattaggtggatttttcaatatttttgcctaaacccgcgccatggattttccttcaagtaaagctagcatttccggtcaagacgcacttccggaggagcccagaattgtaatctctaacccatttttgttatgtttatttaaaaaaaaaaatgaaacttatatcaaaccctccatattggatgtaccaatttcagaatatatttgatttttaattgtttatgcatggctcaaaacaggggctccccacttaataaaaatatagaccgtggccaggctgttcttctctggtTTGCTACCTATGTGTGTTAGAGGATACCGCTACGATGCCCTTTAGAGCCGAGTGTTGTATCCTCTCAGATATATAAACAGTACAGTTGAGGCTTACCTCTAACTCAAAGCACAGCTCCTTTTGTGATGATAAAACTGTGACCCTAATTAACAAAGTATTCATCACTTATAAACTTGATAGATGACATAgctaaaatataacaacaatgTGCGTTCATCCATATCATTCTATTCACCACATGTCTTCGAGTAACAAGTAAAACACACAAAGGCTTGATTGCGAGAAGAtcttatgtaaaaaaaaaatcttttatatatatatataatcgatACCCAGTTTTTTTACATAAGATTTTCTCACAAATTCATAcaagtgatattttcatcatatataaacctacaaaaaaaatgtacccATAATGCACCATTCAATAAGGAATTATTCATTTCTAAAATGTCCTCTAAGCTGATATTCGAACCTTGCTTTATCAGGATAACGTCTTTacaggtgataaaatgattaagTGATGAAATGTATCTAGAAACTGAAAGGGATTTGTAATATGTGATTTAGTGTTTTCTTGTATATctgaaaaagaaatgaaaaaatactcAGGAAATGGACAGAGTAAAACAACTATACGTTTTACTTCACCTGAAGAAAATCTTGCCAAAacgaaattatatcaatatgattttttgatatcttgaaaagaaaaagaaaagggaaaaaatgtGGAAAGTAATATTCGGATATTACAAGAAAGTCAATTGTCAGGAGatttatttgtatgttgttaAATTGAATAACATGTTCGAATTGATCAACTCCAGTAAAGAGTTTATGAATATGTGAATTATGTTCATTGGAATTCCAGGGATATACTCCAACTATTCTTCAACAGCTGTAGCTGGTATGAGCTTACATAATTCAAGAGTAAATGTGTGGTAATTATAAGTATTTGAATATCAACTGGCCATAGATCAGCCAATGTATGTAAAAGCCACGACATGAACAAGCTCAAATAAACGCTATGTTGCAATGGAAGTAACAGTGTACAAATGTTACCACAGAAAAGTATTGCAGGATACAAGAAAGTTATTCTCAAAAATGGAATTAATACAATCAGCTTCAAATTCTgaatattatcaatattgtcCATGAATGATATGTGAATGTTGCTCAAGATAATATTAGTTATAAGTGTTTTCAAACTATTCTGAATTGTGATGTCTTGATGTCTTGAGCTGAACTCAGGAGATTTTCGTAACTGGTTTATAAGTGACTTCCAAAACTGATCACATACACATATAAACCCGACAGCTGTCCAAAATCTCATATAAACCGGCTACAGGTCACTTATATATCAGTTATGGGTACATCTTGCACATTCCATggaatataacacaaaaaaaagttttacgctaactgtattttgattgatgcTGAGGACAGAATTGTTTTTGGTCAGAGTGAACTAGTATCAAATAACATACACTCAGGTTTGattatcatttattgataatttcatgaacattcaaaTGAATTCaattataatttacatgtatatattttatataaaagcaTATCCTAAAATACTCACAATTATACTTAACTTTGaattaaatgaaatagatactttaacattgtagttaaattgttattttacaaattatatattattaacaatatatcaatacatttatTAATTAGTTCACCTTTGAAAATGTTCAAAGAACACGTACAACACTATAAAGTTAAGAAAACCACCTGTAACATTTAAGTAGAAAATGCAGTTCGAAGTTAGTGTCCTCCCATTTTACCTCCAAATAATGATTATGTAATTATTCAGGGTATGTTACtcctttatttattttacacctCCACGTGACCATTTGGAGGTTGCATGACTCTGCTGATCCAGTCCCTATAATAGGTGACACGAGTGTAGATCCCAGGAAAGTCCTTCATCCCACATTCGTTGCCCGTAGATACGATCCCTACCAGTTTCCAGCGATCATCCTCTGAACTCTGACACATCAGCGGCCCACCGGAGTCACCCTGTCAAGTAGGATCCATTGTCAATAAAATGGAAAGGCGTATATAAATACTACACCTCTTTAAAATagggtcaaattgattttaattctagatatatatataaccagaacttcagatttttagcccaccatcatcagatggtgggctattcaaatcgccatgcgtccgtggtccgtcgtccgtccgtaaacaatgcttgttatcactatttcttaaaaactgctgcagggattttgttcaaacatcacatggagggtccccttggtccatatttgtgccatacagattttgaggctgattggaaaaacatgatggccgccaggcagccatctttgattttggcagttgaagtttgttatcaatatttcttgagaactactgaagggattttgttcaaacttcacatggaggttacccttggtccctagttgtgccatacagattttgaggctgatcagaaaaacaagatggccgccaggcagccatctttgattttggcagttgaagtttgttatcgatatttcttgagaactactgaaggaattttgttcaaacttcacatggaggttacccttggtccctatttgtgccatacagattttgaggctgataggaaaaacaagatggccgccagacggccatcttggattttgatagttaaggtttgatatccccatttctcaaaaagtgctgaagggatctttctcaaatttaatatgtaggttcccctagggcccttgttgtgcatattgcatttttggaccaatcagtgaacaagatggtgcAGCCaattcgatagttaaagtttgttatggctcagaaagtactgaagggatctgcaGGCCATGCCTTGGATGTTTTATATTgctcaggcagccatcttggatttttatatcaaagtttgttatcgctattttctcagaaagtattgaatggatctttctcaaatttcacatgtaggttcccctagggccctagttgtgcatattgtgatttgggaccgattgatcaataagatggccgccaaggagtcatcttggattttgatagttgaagtttgttaccgctatttctcaaaaggtactgaagcgatctgtctcaaattttatatgtagtatgtttgaaaaagtttaaaaagtagagaaaagatccatctttcctttgtcagatatagatcattctttggtgggcgccaagatccctctgggatctcttgtaattctagaaatatatatataccaaccaGAACTTCATAATTATGGCAgttatgtacaaaatatttaaacgtTGACATACTAGTATATAAAATCTGAAATGGATGTTCATTTCATacgagattttatgaaacgagtctaagaagttttatttttgtgggtttcataaaatatcatataaaaggAACACAAACAGAATTGTtaatcacataactacaacaacatACATTCCGAAAAAAgctcacgtcaaaatgtatgtTAGAGTGTATTCCGCCATTTTGTCCtcgaaatcctgacgtcacgtcatttttcctgacatcattttattgtttttgtcatgacctcacaatgaatttccagccaatgaaaatctcTCCAGGTTATATAACACCTTGTgacatatgaaaatatatttcatgggcgaaatcactggatatcaggcggattatgtgataaatataatgatatattttcatttgctCGTGACTTACAATATATAACCTTACCTAACAAAAActaattttatgaaatgataCTTCTCCTATATCTACCGTTGGTGTAGTACGTGATATGTAAAACGTGTTTCGTGACGTCGTTCTGAATGACTCCATGACGTAATAACGCAATGCGCAATTTTGTGCTTAATTGCGTCCTACCTCCTAGCCGACTTACCAGACACGCGTCGTGCCCCTCATGTGAGCCTGCGCAGATGGTTGACTGATCAATGTAGAAGGTAAAAGTCTTTGCTGCAGTGTACAACTCGCTACAGAGGTCGTTATCAATCAGGGAAACAGAGGTGATGAGGGGAATGAAGTTACCCAAACCATAGGGACCTGAATAAAAAACACGATCTAATTGAGAACTTCATACTGTGATTTGTGTATCACAGATAATTTACATAGAGTGTCAAAAAAAATTGGTTCTAAGATAGTTATAGACAGGCAGGGAAAATCCACCATAGCAACAGTGTAGTGGAAAATGATAACGGTTAATGGTTTGGTTAATCCGACCCCAATAGCCACAAATGGCGGTAAAATGTTTGGTCTTTTGCTGTCCCTTCGTTAATAGCTACAACTGGAGGGTAAGATATCTTTTCTAGACTTGACGCTATCTCAATTCTTGTTGAAAGGCACATTACCCATGCTCGAACCTATCCCAAATGGCAACAAGGCACCTTACCTTACTCGGGCCCAACGGAATCTCAATAGCAACAGCTTGTTGAAAGGCAGATTACCCAGATCCTGATAGTCATCACCCTGGATATGACACATTACTCCCCATTGATAACTACAACTTTAGTTCTTGAGGATAGGTATATTACCCTAGCTCACACGGTGAGCTTTTTGACAACAGtctgtattaaaaaaaattttgctTACGGTAGGCCAAGACTTCTACTACTACTATTTACGATAGGCCACTCGCACTCCTCTTCGCTAATTCTAGTTATGGTAAGAAACTTGCCCCCTTCCCGTTACTTCTACTTACGGTTAACCACTTGCCATCCTTTCCACTACTTCTACTTATGGTTAACCACTTGCCCTCCTTTCCACTTCTTCTACATACGGTTAACCACTTGCCCCCTTTCCACTACTTCTACTTACGGTAAGAAACTTGGCCCCATCCCGCAACAGAACACCGCTGACCAGTCTGGAACTGTCCTTCATCGAGGTCCGCGACGTCTTCAAGTTGAAGCTGTGGAATTGGTCTTAACTTCAGTAGAGCTATGTCATTTAGTAAGGTGTTCactgaaatatttacaaaaatatatatgataagaTGCAAAATGTATAGAATGAAAGACGGTATCAAATCAAACCTTTATGCATTTAGTGTTGACATATAAAGATACTTTTGCACGTTTTGTTTGTAGCGAAGAAGGTCTAAGGAAAGGAACCAGGCGTATGATGACTTTACAAATCTGGTCAGTGGGTGTGTCGCATACTTACCTGAGAAATACTTTGGGAAAGGATCTCATCAATGGATGTTTATTAGGACTCACCTGAGAAGTTTCTAAGGTGTATCTCGTCGATGTGTGCTTTGATCTGATTCGGTTCCTGTTGGTATTGGTTGTATTCGTTTATCACCACCTCCCAATTATCAGGATTACTTAAACCCTCATGGACATCTTCACTGTGAAGTAAAAGATTACGGACAGTTTATATAAGATAAGGATCTTGTTTCAACATGTATCATGTCTGAAATATCACAATACCCTCTGATGTAGATCCCATAATTGGTCATTTTTCCAAAGGTGCTCCTTCGATTCCCTATAGGCTTTTACCAAAAACCGGTCTCTTCATTCagaatttgtaatttttatacTGCATCTTGTTTTGGTTTTGGAAACTTGAACAGATCGTTCATCCTTATCATTCATATTTCCTTATAACACCTACAATGTACAAGCGATTCACATAAGTGCCATGGACCGTCCCATGTCATTGCAAAAATTTACCTGTAGGAATACCTATCAAAGAGTAAATAAACTGCAGTTAATTTATAGTACATGCCGAAAGACATTGTCTTTTACCATCTCCTGTTTCATATATCTAACGATAACTGGGATTGGTACCCTGAAATGAGGTATTTTAGTTGCATTACCTGAAGCAGTGTCCTGCCGTAATGACCCACACTGGATCCGAGCTTATGATAGTTCCTCCACACACGTGTTTCATGCCGGTTTTCTCTGTAAATGCCATCGGGCGTAGAAAGTGAAGAGAGACTAGCCATGGCCATTGGTTGTGTTCCATGGGTGTACCATGCACAACTCGCTTCTCGGTCTTCTCGCCTCTTTTTGCTCCCTTTGCAATCGTCTCCGCCCACCGAGTCCATACTGCTTCGCGCCTTCTCTCATCTTCAGCCGCCTTTTTCTTCAACTGTTGTAAGCGATTCTCCAATCGCCGAATGTCATCCACAGAATTCACGTAGGCATCGCATATGAATACCAGGACTGCCAATAACACTACTGAAAACCAACCAGAACATTTGAAAATCATCAGAATTGTAAAAACTACATACCAGATAAATAATCGACACTAGAACCATCAGCAGATAGTGCTTGCATATATCTCCTTTAAGAGTAGTGTATAAAGTA from Argopecten irradians isolate NY chromosome 5, Ai_NY, whole genome shotgun sequence includes:
- the LOC138323012 gene encoding chymotrypsinogen B-like — protein: MAYYSYIVLLAVLVFICDAYVNSVDDIRRLENRLQQLKKKAAEDERRREAVWTRWAETIAKGAKRGEKTEKRVVHGTPMEHNQWPWLVSLHFLRPMAFTEKTGMKHVCGGTIISSDPVWVITAGHCFSEDVHEGLSNPDNWEVVINEYNQYQQEPNQIKAHIDEIHLRNFSVNTLLNDIALLKLRPIPQLQLEDVADLDEGQFQTGQRCSVAGWGQVSYRPYGLGNFIPLITSVSLIDNDLCSELYTAAKTFTFYIDQSTICAGSHEGHDACLGDSGGPLMCQSSEDDRWKLVGIVSTGNECGMKDFPGIYTRVTYYRDWISRVMQPPNGHVEV